TGCGATGCTCATGGTGGTGAAATTCTGAGATGAGGATGGTACGGACAGTCAGGCATTCCGGTGTACTAAGTATTTTCTTTAGTTTGGGCCTACTTCTGGCTCTGATTTTGTTGAGGGCGTATAACCACATATAGGATATAGGGATTGGGGCTGAGAACGGGATTAGGTTAAAGAGAGAAAACGACATAAACAGCGTGTCCAAATCACGATGAGCAAACAAAGAAAAATCAAATGCACATAACTCTCAGTTTCTAGATGGCATGATCTCAATCGAGAATGAGCGCTTCTCTGAAGGGTTGGTGCTTTGTTGAACCAAGATGAGGTGTAGAAGAAACTGTACTTGTATTAGTTATGCAGTACTTGGGCGATGAGTGTTTGAAAGTGATTGACGAGAGAAACGAGCAATGACGTCTTCTCAACTTTTATGCTCAAAATCTTTTCCCTATGTTAAACCCCTGAGAGTAGATCAAGTGGTGCGCTGCCATGGAAAGACGACCTTCAAATGAATTAACAGGAAAACCTATCATTAACGCATTCTGCTGGCTTTTCCCCGGTGTTGAGAAGTAAGCGTCAGTCTCACATGAGACACCACGTATGCTTGTGTCTTGTCCTTTCACGTCTCTCATTCATATAAGTCTCATGTATATTTATTGCAAAGGTGAGTGATGATAACCATAGTGAATCTGGGTGCATTATTGACAACGTTTTGATTTGCATGCGTACATCACTACATCCCGTGAAAATAATTGAATCTGTTGAGAGACAAGAAAGTAAATCCCCTTTTTTAATGAGCTCCTTTAAGCACCCTCGCAGTGAGCCTTGTAGGCGTCAGGAGACAAGAGGTCGTCAAACTCGGCGGGGTCAGAGAGCTTGACCTTGCAGAGCCAGCCTGTTAAACGATGGTAACCATGTTAGTGTTACATATCAAACGGCCACGGGTATGAGGGTATGACGTACCGTCCTTCTCGGGAGACTTGTTCAACAAGCTAGGCTGGTCGGCGAGGGTCTCGTTGATAGATTCAACGACACCAGAAACAGGTGCGTAGATGTCAGAGGCAGCCTTGACAGACTCGACGGCACCGACAGAGTCTACGCAATTGTATGTCAGCATCTAGTACCCTTTGTAGATCTCCCAGGCATTCGCGCGCCAAGATAACGAAGCGACAGGAACAGAGAAATAAACGGCACGACTTACCACCCTGAGCGACTTCGGTACCCTCAGAGGGCAACTCGACAAAGACGACATCTCCCAAAGCTTTCTGGGCGTAGTCGGTGATACCGACGACGGCAACGTTGGTGTCAGAGTCAAAAGTGATCCATTCGTGGTCAGTGCTGTACTTGGCTGTGGAGCGGGCCAGTAGACGATTGTGGATTACGCATCGGCATGGTAGTGAGATGGAATGAGTGATATAGAGAAGAAAATGTCAGCGCAATACCGAGAGGGGATTTACACCAATGAGAGGGGAGACGATACGCACTGGTAGAGGCGAACCTAAGAGCAGAGAACCTGAACGCGGCAGGCTTGGGTGCGATGTGGGTCCTAAGAGAGCCAGCGAGGGGTCGGGCGATGGGGCGGAGAGCAGAGAGCATTGTGGATGTGTTCTGTGTTGAGGTTGTAGAAAGGCAAatgagaaaagagatgggGGAAATGGATgttggaaagggaagggtTATTGGAAGGATTATTGGAAAGGCTATTGGAAAACGAGCACCCAATTTCCAACCAAGCCGGTATCGGTGGAGGCGGCATCCGGTCACATTTCTTAGCACAGTTTTGCCAGAATTGCATCTGTCCATGGCTATCATTTATGGCATGTATGCATCGCAGATAATCACTGGCAACGATTTCATATATGTATAATGCATGACAATATCCAGGTGTGGTACAATTCGTCCCCCCTCCGCTTCTACTTGATAAACCTGTTCATAAACTTCTTGTGGAACTCGCTTCTCAGCAAGTCATTGACAAACTCTCCCTTCTTGGGCTTATCATCAATCCCAACAGCCTGATTTTTGAAAATCAAGTCATCgtcccatctcctcttgACCGCAAATGTCGATGCAGTGGATGTTGTTGACCGTGGGCTATCGGTCGCGGTGCCGAGAGCGGCTTGGAGGTTCATCAGAGGGTTGCCTGTAGCGATCTCAGCGTCACGGGATATGGCTGCGCTAGAAGCTGCTTCAGCGTCCTACAGAACAACAATGGCGCAGGGTCAGTTTCTGGCAAAGCAAAGTAAGGTTATGGAGATGGAACGCACCAGACGGGCTTTTTCTTCAGCTCGTTCTTGCTTGATTTTTGCAAGTTCTGCCATTAATGCTGCTGTATCGTCCTCGTCATCCGAATCATCATCGCTGCTGCTCAAAGAAGTCAGACCATAAACAACAAGCTCTGCTTGACTATAGAAGAGTCATAAAAACTcactcatcatcgtcgccttcatcctcatcatccgctgcctttcctttccccttcccctctccttcctcctcttcactctcaCTTTCATCATCCTTATCCATCTCCGCCGCTTCTTCCAatatcttcctcctcttcgccgccgcctcatcctcctccccatcccttGCTCCTTCTATCCTCAACTGTCCATCCTGCTGGGATCCCAAAGGCGCCAAAGGCGGCAATCCTtccgccttcctcttcttatCCAAAGCCGCCCTCTCGGCTGCTAAGAGCTCCGCTTTCAAATCTCTTCTCGCGACGTCTGACGTGTTGGTCTGGCCCGGTTGGCGGAACTTAAGTTTGGTATGCGCTGCGAGGGACAACTTGGAAATTTGTTGAGAACCGGCTTTGGTTTCCCGGCCTTGGGCGGGATTCCATGTAGGTCGATGGGCTTGGGACATGATGAAGAATAGAGCCTCTAAAAATGGGTTGAATGGGACTGAGACGGaaagtggaaagaggagatgtGGGAGGCTCGTTCTTCGACGCGAGAGTATGCAAGAAATTGATTCCGTCGTGTCAATAAGGGACTTTAGAGTACGAGAGAAATGACAGGCTTTTTTTCGATACTTTTTACTTTTGCAGATTCGCTCTTCGGCCGCAAATGTAAATCTCAGAGACAACTAGAATTTCCATGAAACACAACTCTACTCATGATTTTTCTTTTCTAAAACACACATAAACCCTAAACTATAAAACTCCCACTTTTTCTAAAGGCCAAACTTGTCCAAACCAACATACTCGacacccttcttctcctggACCTCACCAATAACCCAAGCCTCTTCCCCATTCTCCTTCAAACTACTCAGCGCTGCGTCCACCTTGTCCTTGGCAACGATGATAACCATTCCCACACCGCAGTTGAATGTCCTAACCATCTCCTTGGCCTCGACGTTTCCAGCCCGCATGAGCCACTTCCAAATCGCAGGAAGGGTGTAAGAAGTCAAATCAAGCTTGACACCCAAACTTGACTCGGAGGAGAAGATACGAGGAATGTTCTCTGTGAAACCACCGCCGGTGATGTGGGACATGCCCTTGTACAAGTTAGACTTGATACCGGGTAAGAGGGGCTTGATGTACACTTTGGTAGGAGTTAAGAGCGAATCGCCAACAGAAGTGTTTTTGTCCCAAGGGGCAGTATCGTGCAAAGCGAGATTGGAGAGAGAGACGATTTTGCGGATAAGGGAGAAACCGTTGGAGTGAGGaccagaggaagaaagcgCAATGAGGATGTCGCCAGAGGCGATATCGGCCGTGGGAAGGATCTGTTCCCGCTCAACGACACCCACAGCGAAACCGGCAAGATCATAGTCATCCCCGTGGTACATGCCTGGCATCTCTGCGGTCTCACCGCCAATCAATGCGCATCCAGCTTGGAGACATCCCTCAGCGATACCGGTGATTACATCCGCGGCCACAGGCACATCAAGCTTGGAGCACGCATAGTAGTCGAGGAAGTAGAGAGGTTCAGCACCTTGGACAATGAGGTCGTTGACGCTCATCGCAACGAGGTCGATACCAACAGTGTTGTGCTTCCCGTGGTCAAGAGCGACACGGAGTTTGGTTCCAACACCGTCAGTCCCAGAAACGAGGATGGGGTCCTTGTAACCAGCTTTGGCAAGGTCGAACGCACCGCCGAATCCGCCAATGTCAGAGTCGGCACCAGGTCGTCGAGTGGCCTTGACGACCGGCTTAATTGCCTCGACGAGGTCGTTACCAGCATCAACAGAAACGCCGGCAGCGGCGTAAGTGAGACCTTTAGGCTCCGCGGGGGGTTCGGAGGAGAGAGCGCGGTAGGCAATGTCTCGACGGAAGGTTTGGCCTTGGAAGGAGATTTGAGAGATGCCAGAGTAGGCGAGGTCGACGGCGGCGCGGAGGGTGGGGGCGGAAGCGCAGACGGCGAGGACACGGCCGCcgtcggtgatggtgacGTTGTTGGAACGCTTAGTACCGGCGTGGAAAACTTCGACACCTATTTTTTTGTATAATTACATTGTTAGTTGATGCAAGGATGAGACGATGATATAGATAGATGTACCTTCGGGGGTAGGGTTAAGGGTCATAGGAAGGCCCTTGGGGTAAGAGCCGGGGTAGCCCTCGGAAGCAAGAACGACAGAAACAGCGTAGCCTTGTTTGTAGCCGAGCTTGACAGAGTCAAGACGACGCTCAACACAGGCCTAGAAATTTACGGTCAGATATGGGCGAGGTTAAGAAAGAAAATTAAAAGGAAGGAACTCACAAGCATCACCTCGGCCAAATCAGTCTGCTCGTCAAGCAACAACATCAAAGCCTGAGTCTCGGGGTCACCGAACCTGACGTTGTACTCCAAAACCCTAGGTCCATCGGCAGTGATCATGAAACCGGTGAACAACATGCCAACAAACGGATAACCATCCTCCCTCATTCCCTTGATCGTAGGCTCAAGCGCGTCCTTGACACACCTCTCCATAATCTCCTTGGACGCGATAGGGGCAGGAGCGTAAGCAcccataccaccagtgTTGAGGCCGGTGTCACCTTCGCCGATACGCTTGTGATCCTGAGCAGCGGGCATGGGTACAATAGTGTAACCATCGCTGAAAGCGAGCACGGAAATTTCGGGGCCGGAGA
Above is a genomic segment from Cryptococcus decagattii chromosome 13, complete sequence containing:
- a CDS encoding glycine cleavage system H protein, which translates into the protein MLSALRPIARPLAGSLRTHIAPKPAAFRFSALRFASTTKYSTDHEWITFDSDTNVAVVGITDYAQKALGDVVFVELPSEGTEVAQGDSVGAVESVKAASDIYAPVSGVVESINETLADQPSLLNKSPEKDGWLCKVKLSDPAEFDDLLSPDAYKAHCEGA
- a CDS encoding phosphoribosylamine-glycine ligase — its product is MPEITAFPQPKSELNVLLLGAGGREHALAFKLAQSPRVARIVVCPGNGGTALMGGKVSNLTLPWGAPPAFGSIVEWAQKENIDLVVPGPEQPLVDGVEGAFKKAGIPVFGPSPAAAMLEGSKSLSKEFMARHNIPTAAFRSFTSTQYEDAVAYIKSKPFTSGRSVIKASGLAAGKGVLIPESDEEALAALKSVMVDKEFGDAGDEVVIEEYLSGPEISVLAFSDGYTIVPMPAAQDHKRIGEGDTGLNTGGMGAYAPAPIASKEIMERCVKDALEPTIKGMREDGYPFVGMLFTGFMITADGPRVLEYNVRFGDPETQALMLLLDEQTDLAEVMLACVERRLDSVKLGYKQGYAVSVVLASEGYPGSYPKGLPMTLNPTPEGVEVFHAGTKRSNNVTITDGGRVLAVCASAPTLRAAVDLAYSGISQISFQGQTFRRDIAYRALSSEPPAEPKGLTYAAAGVSVDAGNDLVEAIKPVVKATRRPGADSDIGGFGGAFDLAKAGYKDPILVSGTDGVGTKLRVALDHGKHNTVGIDLVAMSVNDLIVQGAEPLYFLDYYACSKLDVPVAADVITGIAEGCLQAGCALIGGETAEMPGMYHGDDYDLAGFAVGVVEREQILPTADIASGDILIALSSSGPHSNGFSLIRKIVSLSNLALHDTAPWDKNTSVGDSLLTPTKVYIKPLLPGIKSNLYKGMSHITGGGFTENIPRIFSSESSLGVKLDLTSYTLPAIWKWLMRAGNVEAKEMVRTFNCGVGMVIIVAKDKVDAALSSLKENGEEAWVIGEVQEKKGVEYVGLDKFGL